A genomic stretch from Cellulomonas sp. KRMCY2 includes:
- a CDS encoding aspartate kinase: protein MGLIVQKYGGSSVADAASIKRVAKRITEAKRAGDDVVVVVSAMGDTTDELVDLAHQISPMPPSREMDILLTAGERISMSLLAMAIANLGVEAQSFTGQQAGVITDEAHGRARIIDVKASRIRKALDAGAVAIVAGFQGVTEHTNDVTTLGRGGSDTTAVAIAAAIGANVCEIYTDVDGVFTADPRIVPNARKLDRITYEEMLDMAASGAKVLMLRCVEYARRNNVPIHVRSSFSGHLGTMVTDDPIEGDVPMEQPIISGVAHDRSEAKITVVGVPDVPGTAAQIFEIVAGAEVNIDMIVQNVSAAATGLTDISFTLPAADGQKAMAALHAMQSTVGFASLQYDDTIGKLSLIGAGMRSHPGVSAKLFGALRDASINIEMISTSEIRVSVVTRADQLDDAVRAVHTAFGLDSDEDEAVVYGGTGR, encoded by the coding sequence GTGGGCCTGATCGTGCAGAAGTACGGAGGCTCCTCCGTCGCCGATGCCGCGAGCATCAAGCGCGTCGCGAAGCGGATCACCGAGGCCAAGCGCGCCGGTGACGACGTGGTCGTCGTGGTCTCCGCGATGGGTGACACCACCGACGAGCTGGTCGACCTCGCCCACCAGATCTCACCGATGCCGCCGTCGCGCGAGATGGACATCCTGCTCACCGCGGGTGAGCGGATCTCGATGTCGCTGCTCGCCATGGCCATCGCCAACCTCGGTGTCGAGGCGCAGTCCTTCACCGGCCAGCAGGCCGGCGTCATCACCGACGAGGCGCACGGCCGGGCACGGATCATCGACGTCAAGGCCAGCCGGATCCGCAAGGCCCTCGACGCCGGGGCGGTGGCGATCGTCGCCGGCTTCCAGGGCGTCACCGAGCACACCAACGACGTCACGACGCTCGGCCGCGGTGGCTCCGACACGACGGCGGTGGCGATCGCCGCGGCCATCGGCGCGAACGTCTGCGAGATCTACACCGACGTCGACGGCGTCTTCACCGCCGACCCGCGCATCGTGCCGAACGCCCGCAAGCTCGACCGCATCACCTACGAGGAGATGCTCGACATGGCGGCCAGCGGGGCCAAGGTGCTCATGCTGCGCTGCGTCGAGTACGCCCGCCGCAACAACGTGCCGATCCACGTGCGCTCGTCGTTCTCGGGCCACCTGGGGACGATGGTGACCGACGACCCGATCGAGGGAGACGTACCGATGGAGCAGCCGATCATCTCCGGCGTCGCGCACGACCGCAGCGAGGCGAAGATCACCGTCGTCGGCGTCCCGGACGTGCCGGGCACGGCCGCCCAGATCTTCGAGATCGTCGCCGGTGCCGAGGTGAACATCGACATGATCGTCCAGAACGTGTCGGCCGCGGCCACGGGGCTGACCGACATCTCGTTCACCCTGCCCGCGGCCGACGGCCAGAAGGCGATGGCGGCGCTGCACGCCATGCAGTCGACGGTCGGCTTCGCATCGCTGCAGTACGACGACACGATCGGCAAGCTCTCGCTGATCGGCGCGGGCATGCGGTCCCACCCCGGGGTCTCGGCCAAGCTCTTCGGCGCCCTGCGGGACGCCAGCATCAACATCGAGATGATCTCCACCTCGGAGATCCGGGTGTCGGTCGTCACCCGCGCCGACCAGCTCGACGACGCGGTCCGCGCGGTCCATACGGCCTTCGGGCTCGACTCCGACGAGGACGAGGCCGTGGTCTACGGCGGGACAGGACGGTAG
- a CDS encoding aspartate-semialdehyde dehydrogenase, producing MGAHPDVSGGLRVAVVGATGQVGGVMRRLLAERDFPVASIRFFASARSAGTSLPWQGGEVVVEDTATADLSGIDIALFSAGGATSTAQAPRFAAAGAIVIDNSSAWRMDPDVPLVVSEVNPEAIDDARKGIIANPNCTTMAAMPALKALSDEAGLLRLIVTTFQAVSGSGLAGAQELDTQVRAAVAQDTTALVHDGSAVRLPAPVKYVRHIAFNVVPLAGNLLDDGSFETDEERKLRDESRKILGLPELLVSGTCVRVPVFTGHSLSVNAEFARPLSVARALEVLADAPGVELTDVPNPLQAAGADPSFVGRLRQDPGVPDGRGLALFISNDNLRKGAALNAVQIAELVAARRLATT from the coding sequence ATGGGTGCTCATCCGGACGTCTCCGGGGGCCTGCGGGTCGCCGTCGTCGGCGCCACCGGCCAGGTCGGTGGCGTCATGCGCCGCCTGCTCGCCGAGCGGGACTTCCCGGTCGCGTCGATCCGGTTCTTCGCCTCGGCGCGCTCGGCCGGCACGAGCCTGCCCTGGCAGGGCGGCGAGGTCGTCGTGGAGGACACCGCGACCGCTGACCTGAGCGGGATCGACATCGCCCTCTTCTCGGCCGGCGGCGCGACGTCGACGGCCCAGGCCCCGCGCTTCGCGGCTGCCGGGGCGATCGTCATCGACAACTCCTCGGCCTGGCGGATGGACCCCGACGTGCCGCTGGTCGTCTCCGAGGTCAACCCCGAGGCGATCGACGACGCGCGCAAGGGCATCATCGCCAACCCGAACTGCACCACGATGGCCGCGATGCCGGCCCTCAAGGCGCTCAGTGACGAGGCCGGCCTGCTGCGCCTGATCGTCACGACCTTCCAGGCCGTCTCCGGCAGCGGACTCGCCGGCGCGCAGGAGCTCGACACCCAGGTGCGAGCCGCTGTCGCGCAGGACACCACGGCCCTGGTGCACGACGGCTCGGCGGTCCGGCTGCCCGCGCCCGTGAAGTACGTGCGCCACATCGCCTTCAACGTGGTGCCGCTCGCCGGCAACCTGCTCGACGACGGCTCGTTCGAGACCGACGAGGAGCGCAAGCTCCGCGACGAGTCGCGCAAGATCCTCGGGCTGCCCGAGCTGCTCGTCTCGGGTACGTGCGTGCGCGTGCCGGTCTTCACGGGCCACTCGCTGTCGGTCAATGCCGAGTTCGCCCGCCCGCTGAGCGTCGCGCGCGCCCTCGAGGTGCTCGCCGACGCCCCCGGTGTCGAGCTGACGGACGTCCCGAACCCGTTGCAGGCGGCGGGCGCCGATCCGTCCTTCGTCGGACGGCTGCGTCAGGACCCGGGCGTGCCGGACGGCCGCGGGCTCGCGCTGTTCATCTCGAACGACAACCTGCGCAAGGGCGCGGCGCTCAACGCGGTGCAGATCGCCGAGCTGGTCGCCGCCCGACGGCTCGCCACCACCTGA
- a CDS encoding NUDIX domain-containing protein, with translation MPIPEFITRLRAGVGHDLLWLPGVSGVVIDEDGRLLLGRRADNGLWAVVSGILEPGEEPAVATVREVLEETGVQAEVVALTAVSSGSVVQYDNGDVAQYLDICFWCRPVGGEAHVADDESTEVGWFARDALPADLTPSSVERIRRTLAYVAAAGGGGDPQPWFARP, from the coding sequence GTGCCGATCCCTGAGTTCATCACGCGCCTGCGGGCGGGCGTCGGCCACGACCTGCTCTGGCTGCCCGGCGTCTCCGGTGTGGTCATCGACGAGGACGGTCGTCTCCTGCTCGGTCGGCGTGCGGACAACGGGCTGTGGGCCGTGGTCAGCGGCATCCTCGAACCCGGCGAGGAGCCTGCCGTCGCGACCGTCCGCGAGGTGCTCGAGGAGACCGGCGTGCAGGCCGAGGTCGTCGCGCTGACCGCCGTCTCGAGCGGCTCTGTCGTTCAGTACGACAACGGGGACGTCGCGCAGTACCTCGACATCTGCTTCTGGTGCCGCCCGGTCGGTGGCGAGGCGCACGTGGCCGACGACGAGTCGACGGAGGTGGGCTGGTTCGCGCGGGACGCACTGCCGGCGGATCTCACGCCGTCGTCGGTCGAGCGGATCAGGCGCACGCTGGCCTACGTCGCGGCGGCGGGCGGCGGCGGGGATCCCCAACCCTGGTTCGCCCGGCCCTGA